A portion of the Salmo trutta chromosome 1, fSalTru1.1, whole genome shotgun sequence genome contains these proteins:
- the LOC115180737 gene encoding syntaxin-11 isoform X2, whose amino-acid sequence MASDPTMRDRLSHMQELSQSNGHVEQMDYAESGESVSGDSINVDLEEELPHQAVVWDNTPELEEVFSQSQQVHREVQLIRLEVKRLREQNSRVLQGTTRMSVVKRDSNAIAADIKARAEGVLTCLKDMDAAVRELEAAHGSNAAVTRIARTQYACLSNSFRDAMFDYNEAEMSHRESCKAHIQRQMEIVGREVTGEEVEEMIETGQWNVFNENILSEGKTARSALNQIESRHRELLDLESRIQSIHEIFLDVALLVEEQGPMMNTIQTNVQNTDVAIQEALVKISKAKRHNKNNPFKKMFCCCFPCVK is encoded by the exons ATGGCTTCAG ACCCAACCATGAGGGACCGTCTGAGCCACATGCAGGAGCTGTCCCAGTCCAACGGCCATGTGGAGCAGATGGACTATGCCGAGTCCGGGGAGTCCGTCTCCGGGGACTCCATCAATGTGGACCTAGAGGAGGAGCTCCCTCACCAGGCTGTGGTGTGGGACAATACCCCTGAACTGGAGGAGGTCTTCTCGCAGTCCCAGCAGGTCCACCGTGAGGTCCAGCTTATCCGCCTCGAGGTCAAACGCCTCCGTGAGCAGAACTCACGCGTGCTCCAGGGCACCACTAGGATGTCAGTCGTTAAGAGAGACTCTAACGCCATCGCAGCTGACATCAAGGCCCGTGCTGAGGGTGTGCTGACGTGCCTCAAGGACATGGACGCCGCAGTGCGGGAGCTGGAGGCAGCGCATGGCTCCAATGCCGCCGTGACTCGCATCGCCAGGACCCAGTACGCCTGCCTGAGCAACAGCTTCCGTGATGCCATGTTCGACTACAATGAGGCAGAGATGAGCCACAGGGAGAGTTGCAAAGCCCACATTCAGAGGCAGATGGAGATCGTGGGGCGGGAGGTGACtggtgaggaggtggaggagatgaTCGAGACGGGCCAGTGGAACGTCTTCAATGAGAACATCCTGTCAGAGGGCAAGACAGCGCGCTCGGCGCTCAATCAGATCGAGAGCCGCCACCGAGAGCTACTGGACCTGGAGAGCAGGATCCAGAGCATCCATGAGATCTTCCTGGATGTGGCTCTGCTGGTGGAGGAGCAGGGCCCCATGATGAACACCATCCAGACCAATGTCCAGAACACAGATGTGGCCATCCAGGAGGCACTGGTCAAAATCAGCAAGGCCAAGCGCCACAACAAGAACAACCCCTTCAAGAAGATGTTCTGCTGCTGCTTCCCCTGCGTCAAATGA
- the LOC115180737 gene encoding syntaxin-11 isoform X1 gives MKTCYIGSLHHNITDPTMRDRLSHMQELSQSNGHVEQMDYAESGESVSGDSINVDLEEELPHQAVVWDNTPELEEVFSQSQQVHREVQLIRLEVKRLREQNSRVLQGTTRMSVVKRDSNAIAADIKARAEGVLTCLKDMDAAVRELEAAHGSNAAVTRIARTQYACLSNSFRDAMFDYNEAEMSHRESCKAHIQRQMEIVGREVTGEEVEEMIETGQWNVFNENILSEGKTARSALNQIESRHRELLDLESRIQSIHEIFLDVALLVEEQGPMMNTIQTNVQNTDVAIQEALVKISKAKRHNKNNPFKKMFCCCFPCVK, from the exons ATGAAAACGTGTTATATTGGTAGTCTACATCATAACATAACAG ACCCAACCATGAGGGACCGTCTGAGCCACATGCAGGAGCTGTCCCAGTCCAACGGCCATGTGGAGCAGATGGACTATGCCGAGTCCGGGGAGTCCGTCTCCGGGGACTCCATCAATGTGGACCTAGAGGAGGAGCTCCCTCACCAGGCTGTGGTGTGGGACAATACCCCTGAACTGGAGGAGGTCTTCTCGCAGTCCCAGCAGGTCCACCGTGAGGTCCAGCTTATCCGCCTCGAGGTCAAACGCCTCCGTGAGCAGAACTCACGCGTGCTCCAGGGCACCACTAGGATGTCAGTCGTTAAGAGAGACTCTAACGCCATCGCAGCTGACATCAAGGCCCGTGCTGAGGGTGTGCTGACGTGCCTCAAGGACATGGACGCCGCAGTGCGGGAGCTGGAGGCAGCGCATGGCTCCAATGCCGCCGTGACTCGCATCGCCAGGACCCAGTACGCCTGCCTGAGCAACAGCTTCCGTGATGCCATGTTCGACTACAATGAGGCAGAGATGAGCCACAGGGAGAGTTGCAAAGCCCACATTCAGAGGCAGATGGAGATCGTGGGGCGGGAGGTGACtggtgaggaggtggaggagatgaTCGAGACGGGCCAGTGGAACGTCTTCAATGAGAACATCCTGTCAGAGGGCAAGACAGCGCGCTCGGCGCTCAATCAGATCGAGAGCCGCCACCGAGAGCTACTGGACCTGGAGAGCAGGATCCAGAGCATCCATGAGATCTTCCTGGATGTGGCTCTGCTGGTGGAGGAGCAGGGCCCCATGATGAACACCATCCAGACCAATGTCCAGAACACAGATGTGGCCATCCAGGAGGCACTGGTCAAAATCAGCAAGGCCAAGCGCCACAACAAGAACAACCCCTTCAAGAAGATGTTCTGCTGCTGCTTCCCCTGCGTCAAATGA
- the LOC115180737 gene encoding syntaxin-11 isoform X3, translated as MRDRLSHMQELSQSNGHVEQMDYAESGESVSGDSINVDLEEELPHQAVVWDNTPELEEVFSQSQQVHREVQLIRLEVKRLREQNSRVLQGTTRMSVVKRDSNAIAADIKARAEGVLTCLKDMDAAVRELEAAHGSNAAVTRIARTQYACLSNSFRDAMFDYNEAEMSHRESCKAHIQRQMEIVGREVTGEEVEEMIETGQWNVFNENILSEGKTARSALNQIESRHRELLDLESRIQSIHEIFLDVALLVEEQGPMMNTIQTNVQNTDVAIQEALVKISKAKRHNKNNPFKKMFCCCFPCVK; from the coding sequence ATGAGGGACCGTCTGAGCCACATGCAGGAGCTGTCCCAGTCCAACGGCCATGTGGAGCAGATGGACTATGCCGAGTCCGGGGAGTCCGTCTCCGGGGACTCCATCAATGTGGACCTAGAGGAGGAGCTCCCTCACCAGGCTGTGGTGTGGGACAATACCCCTGAACTGGAGGAGGTCTTCTCGCAGTCCCAGCAGGTCCACCGTGAGGTCCAGCTTATCCGCCTCGAGGTCAAACGCCTCCGTGAGCAGAACTCACGCGTGCTCCAGGGCACCACTAGGATGTCAGTCGTTAAGAGAGACTCTAACGCCATCGCAGCTGACATCAAGGCCCGTGCTGAGGGTGTGCTGACGTGCCTCAAGGACATGGACGCCGCAGTGCGGGAGCTGGAGGCAGCGCATGGCTCCAATGCCGCCGTGACTCGCATCGCCAGGACCCAGTACGCCTGCCTGAGCAACAGCTTCCGTGATGCCATGTTCGACTACAATGAGGCAGAGATGAGCCACAGGGAGAGTTGCAAAGCCCACATTCAGAGGCAGATGGAGATCGTGGGGCGGGAGGTGACtggtgaggaggtggaggagatgaTCGAGACGGGCCAGTGGAACGTCTTCAATGAGAACATCCTGTCAGAGGGCAAGACAGCGCGCTCGGCGCTCAATCAGATCGAGAGCCGCCACCGAGAGCTACTGGACCTGGAGAGCAGGATCCAGAGCATCCATGAGATCTTCCTGGATGTGGCTCTGCTGGTGGAGGAGCAGGGCCCCATGATGAACACCATCCAGACCAATGTCCAGAACACAGATGTGGCCATCCAGGAGGCACTGGTCAAAATCAGCAAGGCCAAGCGCCACAACAAGAACAACCCCTTCAAGAAGATGTTCTGCTGCTGCTTCCCCTGCGTCAAATGA